The stretch of DNA GGCAAAGCCGGGGACATTTTTCCGATGCATGCTCTATAATGCGCGTCAGTTTCCACATCACAGGCATAAAATTATGACGCAGGATGAACTGAAAAAAGCAGTCGGATGGGCAGCACTCCAGTACGTGCAGCCGGGCACCATTGTGGGCGTGGGCACGGGCTCAACTGCCGCACACTTTATTGATGCTTTGGGCACCATCAAGCACCAGATTGAAGGCGCTGTTTCCAGCTCCGACGCTTCCACCGCGAAACTGAAAAGCCTTGGGATTACCGTTTTCGATCTCAATGAGGTGGACTCATTAGGCGTTTATGTTGACGGTGCCGATGAGATTAACAACCAGATGCAGATGATCAAAGGCGGCGGCGCGGCCCTGACCCGCGAGAAAATCATCGCTTCGGTAGCAGAGAAGTTTGTCTGCATCGCGGACTCGTCCAAGCAGGTCGATATTCTTGGTAACTTCCCGCTGCCGGTTGAGGTTATCCCGATGGCGCGCAGCGCCGTAGCGCGTGAGCTGGTGAAGCTGGGCGGCCGCCCGGAATATCGCCAGGGCGTGGTAACGGACAACGGTAACATCATTCTGGATGTGCATGGTCTAAGCATCATGGAGCCGATGAAGCTGGAAAATACCATCAACGGTATGCCTGGCGTGGTGACCGTGGGTCTGTTTGCGAACCGCGGCGCGGATGTGGCGCTGATCGGCACCGCAGACGGCGTGAAAACCATCGTGAAATGATCTGACCGGGGCGCATCCCGCGCCCCAAAAATCCGTATAAAAAATGACAAATTATTTTAACGGCATATTTGGTGACATATATCACATTTTGGTAACAGTCCTGTGATTCATTCCTGGTTCTTCCTCCCTCCCAGCATTTTATTCTGACACCTGCCGCCTTATTCCCTCCTGACGAGACGGGGACGCAATCGTTCATATTGCCCCAAACGTAGATTTTGATATTTTGACAGAAGGGTAACTTATAGGCGGTGGCGCATCACCGCCCAGAAACGAACACAACAGCACAGAAATAGGGTCGGGGAAATGGCAAAAGTATCACTGGATAAAGACAGAATTAAATTCCTGCTTGTCGAAGGCGTGCACCAAAAAGCGGTGGATAATCTTCGCGCGGCGGGATACACCAACATTGAGTTTCATAAAGGCGCGCTGGATTCCGAAGCGCTCAAAGAGTCGATCCGTGATGCTCACTTCATTGGCCTGCGTTCCCGCACCCATTTGACCGAAGAGATCTTTGCCGCAGCCGAGAAGCTGGTGGCGGTGGGCTGTTTCTGCATTGGGACAAACCAGGTTGACCTGGACGCCGCCGCGAAGCGTGGGGTTCCGGTGTTCAACGCCCCGTTCTCTAACACCCGTTCCGTTGCTGAGCTGGTCATTGGCGAACTGCTGTTGCTGCTGCGCGGTATTCCAGAGGCTAACGCCAAAGCGCACCGTGGCGTGTGGAACAAGCTGGCCGTGGGTTCTTACGAGGCTCGTGGTAAAAAGCTGGGCATTATCGGTTACGGCCACATCGGCACGCAGCTGGGGATCCTGGCTGAATCTTTGGGAATGCACGTTTACTTCTACGACATCGAGAACAAGCTGCCGCTGGGTAACGCCACTCAGGTTCAGCATCTTTCCGACCTGCTGAATATGAGCGATGTGGTGAGTCTCCACGTGCCTGAAAACGCCTCGACCAAAAACATGATTGGCACTAACGAACTGGCGCTGATGAAGCCGGGTTCGCTGCTGATCAACGCTTCTCGCGGCACGGTGGTGGATATTCCTGCTCTGTGCGGCGCGCTGTCCAGCAAACACCTGTCCGGTGCGGCCATCGACGTCTTCCCGACCGAACCTGCGACTAACAGCGATCCGTTTAACTCACCTCTGTGCGAGTTCGACAACGTTATCCTGACGCCACACATCGGCGGCTCGACTCAGGAAGCGCAGGAAAACATTGGCCTGGAAGTGGCGGGCAAGCTGGCGAAATACTCTGATAACGGCTCTACGCTGTCTGCGGTTAACTTCCCTGAAGTTTCTCTGCCGCTGCACGGGGGTACAACCAGCCGTCTGCTGCATATTCATGAGAACCGTCCGGGGATCCTGACCGCGCTTAACCAGATCTTTGCCGAGCAGGGCATCAACATTGCCGCTCAGTTCCTGCAGACTACGCCGCACATGGGCTACGTCGTGATTGATATTGATGCGCCGGAAGATGTTGCGGAGAAAGCGCTGAAATCAATGAAAGCAATTCCGGGCACCATCCGCGCCCGCCTGCTGTACTGATAGACGAGGCTGCCTCTTTCTCTGATGGGGAAGGGGCATTACCACTGCCAGAGGCGCGACGGTGTGACTACGGCTGGTAAAGGGATATCCCACTGCTCGACTGGCAATGCATCCACCTGCTGGCAATCGTGAGCCAGGCCAACCGGGTAAAGGCCGTGCTGGTGCCAATTCTGTAGCGTTCTGTCGTAAAACCCGCCGCCCATCCCCAAACGCTGTCCGGTTTCATCAAAGGCAACCAGAGGCGTAACCAGCACGTCCAGCCTGTTCAGCGGCAACACGTCGCGAACATCCAGCTTAGGTTCAAGAATTTTCAGGCGATTTATCACCAGATTGCTTTGCGGCGTGTAGCGCAAAAACAGCAGGTTACCGGCGCTGAAAGGGTGAAGAACCGGAAGGTAAACCTCTTTTCCCGCCTGCCACAGTGCTTCAATCAGCGGCGTGGTATCAAGCTCGCCGTCGAAGGAAAGAAATAGCGCCACGGTTTTCGCGCGAAGAACCGGCTCAAACGCCAGCATGCGTTCAGCGGCCTGTAGGGCAAAAGTTTGTTGTTCAGCGGGAGTGAGTGACCGACGTCGCTGCCGGATTGTCTGGCGAATGTTCTGACGAAGCGTTGAGGTTAACGGGATATGCGTCATGATGTCTGGGTAGTAAAGAGGGAATCTCCGAGATGCCGCCGCAGGCTGTAACCCTTGAACCCTTGGTTCAAGGTGAGTGTGTCGTCATGGTTTTCAGGCTTCTCGGACGGACCGAGCATGCTCACCAACCGCGGAGCGCCACACTCTTGTGGTATGAAATATCGGCTCAGGGGACTGGCCCGCTTGCAAACATCTCAGAGAAATTTTGTCTTCGAAGTTACTCTACCATAGTCAACTGCGAAGTGTTATTCAAACTTTGGACCCTGTCGGTCTGCGATGCGACCCTGCTCAAGCAATGCTTGTTCGATGGTCTGCTGTAGCATCCGAATACGCTCTTCCATGTTGGCGGCGTAGTCACGGGTTTTCGACTTTTCCTGAGTCAGCTCGTAGCAAATGTTCAGTGCTGCGATAAAGACCAGCTGCTCGGTATTTGTGACTCTAGTGCGAACTTTTAAATCTTGCAACCGCTGATTCAGCTCTTCCGCAGCCTGATTCAGCGCATCCTGTTGTTCAGGCGGACAATTCACGCGCAATGAACGACCGAAAATTTGAATATCGACTGGTTGTGCAGACATGCTACCTTCCTGCTGTTTACTCGCCTGCCTTAACGCTACCGGCCCCGGTAGCGGAAGGGGCGCCACTATAGCTATCCCGATATCAAGATACAAGCCCTTTTCTGGTATCTGCGGGGGTCCTGGTGGTAGCATAACACACACTATTCCTGCCAACGATGACGAATGCGCATGTCAATACAGAACGCAATGCCTGACTACGACTTAGTCGGTCAACTTTTGAACCAACAGGGTGTGGGCCTGACGCCTGCAGAAATGCACGGCTTAATCAGCGGCATGCTGTGCGGCGGTAACAACGATACTAGCTGGCAAACGCTGCTGCATGACCTGACTAACGAAGGCCTCGCCTTTAGCCAGAATCTGGCGGACCCGTTGCGTAATATGCACGGTGCCATTGGCGACGCGCTGGAAGACGAAGGCTTCCTGTTCCAGCTTTACCTGCCGGATGGGGATGATGTCTCCGTCTTCGATCGTGCCGATGCGCTTTCCGGCTGGGTAAACCACTTCCTGTTGGGCCTCGGCGTGATGCAGAGCAAGCTGGATAAAGTCACCGGCGAAACCGGCGAAGCGATTGACGATCTGCGTAATATTGCCCAGTTGGGCTATGACGAGGACGAAGATCAGGAAGAGCTGGAAATGTCCCTCGAAGAGATTATTGAGTATGTACGTGTTGCTGCACTGCTGTGCCACGACACCTTTACTCATGCGGCACCGACCGCACCAGAGGTACGCAAGCCAACGCTCCACTAACGATAAAAATGTCAGGAGGTGTGATGAATCAGCAGGAATTTCTCCGTCGCCGTCAGGCGTTACTGGCTAAAATGGCCCCCGGCAGCGCTGCGCTTATCTTTACCGCGCCCGAAGTTATCCGTAATGCGGATAGCGAGTATGCCTATCGGCAGAGCAGCGATTTTTGGTACTTCACCGGTTTTAACGAGCCGGAAGCGGTGCTGGTGCTCATTAAAAGTGACACATCACATAACCACAGCGTGCTGTTTAACCGCGTGCGGGATAAAAGCGCTGAGATCTGGTCTGGTCGTCGACTTGGCCAGGAAGCTGCACCGCAGAAGCTGGGTGTGGATCGCGCGCTGGCCTTTACGGAAATCGACGAACAGCTACACCTCCTGTTAAACGGTCTGGACGTGGTTTACCACGCACAGGGCGAGTACGAATACGCAGACAGCATCGTGTTTGCCGCGCTGGATAAGCTACGTCGCGGTTCGCGTCAAAACCTGGCCGCGCCAGCAACGCTGACGGACTGGCGCCCGACGGTGCACGAACTGCGCCTCTTCAAATCAGAAGAGGAAATTGCAGTTATGCGCCGCGCCGGGGAAATCACCGCGCTGGCGCATACTCGTGCCATGCAGGCCTGCCGTCCGGGAATGTTTGAATATCAGCTCGAAGGGGAAATTCATCACGAATTTACTCGCCACGGCGCGCGTTATCCTTCGTACACCACCATCGTCGGCGGCGGTGAAAACGGCTGTATTCTGCATTACACCGAAAACGAAAGTGAGCTGCGCGACGGCGATCTGGTGCTGATTGACGCCGGATGTGAATACCAAAGCTATGCCGGAGACATCACGCGTACCTTCCCGGTCAATGGGAAGTTCAGCCCGGCACAGCGTGAGATTTACGACATTGTCCTGGAATCCCTCGAAACTTCGCTAAAACTCTACCGTCCAGGCACCTCCATGCAGGAAGTGACGGCGGAAGTCGTACGCATCATGGTTAAAGGGCTGGTGAAACTGGGCATTCTCAAAGGCGATGTCGATCAGCTTATTGCCAGCAATGCTCACCGCGCCTTCTTTATGCATGGCCTGAGCCACTGGCTGGGGCTCGACGTTCATGACGTTGGCTCTTACGGCCAGGACAAGTCGCGCGTGCTCGAGCCGGGCATGGTTATTACCGTTGAGCCGGGGCTTTATATCGCGCCGGATGCGGACGTGCCTGCGCAGTACCGTGGCATTGGCATCCGCATTGAGGACGATATCGTTATCACCAAAGACGGCAATGAAAATCTGACCGCCAGCGTGGTGAAATCGGCAGACGATATCGAAGCGCTGATGGCTGCGGCGCGTCAGCAATGAGCGTAATCATTGTTGGCGGCGGGATGGCCGGGGCGACGCTTGCGCTGGCTATCTCAACGTTCACTCGCGGCAAGCTACCGGTTAGCCTGATTGAAGCCGTAGCGCCGGATTCCACCGCGCATCCGGGGTTTGATGCTCGCGCAATTGCGTTAGCAAAAGGCACCTGCCAACAGCTTGACCGCATTGGTATCTGGCCTGCTATTGCCGACTGTTCAACGGCGATTAAAACCGTGCACGTTAGCGATCGGGGCCACGCCGGGTTTGTCACGCTTGAAGCGGAAGATTATCAGATTGATGCGCTCGGGCATGTGGTGGAGCTGCATGACATCGGGCTGCGCCTGTTTGGCCTGCTGCGTAAGGCGCCGGGCGTAACGCTGCATTGTCCACAACGTGTGGCGTCTTTCTCCCGGAATGAACATCGCGTAAACGTTGTGCTGGATAATGGCGTCGAGCTGCAGGGTAACGTGCTGGTCGCGGCGGATGGCACTCGCTCTAAGCTTGCCGCGCAGTGCGGCGTGACCTGGCAGCCGCAAAGCTATCATCAGGTTGCAGTCATCGCCAACGTCACCACCTCCGAGCCCCATAATGGGCGGGCGTTTGAGCGCTTTACCGAGCACGGGCCGATTGCCATGCTGCCGATGTCTGACGGGCGCTGTTCGCTGGTGTGGTGCCACGCGCTGGAGGCTCGTGCAGAAGTTGAAAGCTGGAGCGAAGCCGAGTTTTGCCAGCAGCTGCAGCGTGCCTTTGGCTGGCGGCTCGGGAAAATTACCCATGCGGGCGTGCGCCATCACTATCCGCTGGCGCTGACGACGGCCTCGCAGACAGTTTCTCATCGCCTGGCGCTGGTCGGTAATGCCGCGCAAACGCTGCATCCAATAGCCGGTCAGGGCTTTAACCTCGGCCTGCGTGACGTCATGTCTTTGGCCGAAGGATTAGCACAGGCGCACGCCACAGGCACCGATGTTGGCAGCTTCCCGGTGCTTGCGGCCTGGCAGCAGCGTCGTGCCGCAGATAAAGCCGCGACCATTGGCGTTACCGACGGGCTGGTTCAGCTGTTTGCTAACCGCTGGGCACCGCTGGTGGCGGGCCGTAATCTTGGCCTGATGGCGATGGAACATTTTACCCCGGCACGAGACGTGCTGGCTCAGCGCACCCTGGGTTGGGTGGCGCGTTAAAGGAGAGTCAATTTGCAAAGCGTAGATGTGGCGATTGTCGGCGGCGGCATGGTGGGGCTGGCGGTAGCCTGTGGGCTCCAGGGCAGCGGCCTGCGCGTTGCGGTCATTGAAAGCCACCTTCCTCAGCCGCTTGCGCCTGATGCCGCGCCTGAACTGCGTGTTTCGGCGATCAATGCGGCCAGTGAAAAACTGCTGACGCACCTTGGCGTGTGGCCAAAAATTAGCGAGCGGGCCAGCTGCTATCACGGGATGGAAGTCTGGGAGCGAGACAGCTTCGGGCAAATCGCCTTTGACGACAAGAGCTTTGGTTTCAGCCATCTTGGGCACATCATTGAAAACTCGGTGATCCACCAGGCGCTTTGGCAGCGGGCGGAGCAATGCAGCGATATCACCCTGATGGCACCGGCGGAAATTAACCAGGTCGCCTGGGGCGAAAACGAAGCGTTTCTGACCCTCAAAGACGGCGCGATGCTGACCGCACGGCTGGTCGTCGGCGCTGATGGTGCCAACTCCTGGCTGCGCGATAAAGCAGACATTCCGCTGACGTTCTGGGACTACAATCACCACGCGCTGGTGGCAACGATTCGCACCGCCGAACCGCATCAGGCTGTCGCCAGGCAGGCGTTTCACGGAGAAGGTATTCTGGCGTTTCTGCCGCTCTCTGATCCGCATCTATGCTCGATTGTCTGGTCGCTGCCGCCGGAAGAAGCGGCGCGTATGCAGCAGGTGGACGATGAAGCCTTTAATCAGGCGCTTTCCGTAGCCTTTAATATGCGCCTCGGGCTGTGCACCGTGGAAAGCGAGCGCCGCGTCTTCCCGCTGACGGGGCGTTATGCCCGCAGCTTTGCCGGTCATCGCCTGGCGCTGGTGGGCGATGCCGCCCATACCATTCATCCGCTGGCCGGGCAGGGCGTCAACCTGGGCTTTATGGATGCCGCAGAATTGATTGCCGAAATCCGTCGCCTGAATCTTGAGGGCAAAGACTTCGGGCAGCATCTTTATCTGCGCCGCTATGAACGCAGCCGCAAGCACAGTGCGGCGGTCATGCTTGCCAGCATGCAGGGGTTCCGCGACCTGTTTGCCGGCAGCAACCCGGCGAAAAAGCTGCTGCGGGATATCGGCCTGAAGCTGGCCGACACGCTGCCGGGCGTGAAGCCCCAGCTGATCCGTCAGGCTATGGGGCTGCAAGATCTGCCGTCGTGGCTACGTTGAATCTCTAAGTGATAACCCCGTCACATTTCCCTTCCCGATGACCGGGAAGGGCACCTTCGCCCTCGTTTGAAATATTCTAATCTCAGGACAAATCTCGGATTACATTTTCTAATCTTACAATTTTAGCGATGTAGTTAATTTGTTTCTGAAATGGTCGTAAATGTTAGCTAGTGCTAAATTCGACATTAAATACCTGCTGTTAATGTGGGGTGTATCGCATTTTTTCAGTGAATTACTCTGCACACTTCCTCTCCCATTTTGGTCATAAGCTAATGCAATGACCGTTTTTCGCTTATGGTTTACGCCCCCGTTCGGTGGTAAGTTCAGGTCAAAGGTAACGTTTGCGTCGCTATCGGGGAACGGTGGCGGTGCCGGGTTTCGTCTGACGGTTGGCAAAGCCAAATCCGCTTTGCAACCAGATGGTTAAAGAGGAAAAGATGACTCAACAGACCCCCTTATTTGAACAGCACACGCTTTGTGGCGCCCGCATGGTTGATTTCCACGGCTGGATGATGCCGCTGCACTACGGCTCACAAATTGATGAACACCACGCGGTACGCACCGACGCCGGTATGTTCGACGTTTCCCACATGACCATCGTCGACCTGCAGGGCAGCCGTACCCGCGAATTCCTGCGTTATTTGGTCGCCAATGACGTCGCCAAACTGACTCAGC from Cedecea neteri encodes:
- the rpiA gene encoding ribose-5-phosphate isomerase RpiA, producing MTQDELKKAVGWAALQYVQPGTIVGVGTGSTAAHFIDALGTIKHQIEGAVSSSDASTAKLKSLGITVFDLNEVDSLGVYVDGADEINNQMQMIKGGGAALTREKIIASVAEKFVCIADSSKQVDILGNFPLPVEVIPMARSAVARELVKLGGRPEYRQGVVTDNGNIILDVHGLSIMEPMKLENTINGMPGVVTVGLFANRGADVALIGTADGVKTIVK
- the zapA gene encoding cell division protein ZapA; amino-acid sequence: MSAQPVDIQIFGRSLRVNCPPEQQDALNQAAEELNQRLQDLKVRTRVTNTEQLVFIAALNICYELTQEKSKTRDYAANMEERIRMLQQTIEQALLEQGRIADRQGPKFE
- a CDS encoding YecA family protein, with amino-acid sequence MSIQNAMPDYDLVGQLLNQQGVGLTPAEMHGLISGMLCGGNNDTSWQTLLHDLTNEGLAFSQNLADPLRNMHGAIGDALEDEGFLFQLYLPDGDDVSVFDRADALSGWVNHFLLGLGVMQSKLDKVTGETGEAIDDLRNIAQLGYDEDEDQEELEMSLEEIIEYVRVAALLCHDTFTHAAPTAPEVRKPTLH
- a CDS encoding 5-formyltetrahydrofolate cyclo-ligase; its protein translation is MTHIPLTSTLRQNIRQTIRQRRRSLTPAEQQTFALQAAERMLAFEPVLRAKTVALFLSFDGELDTTPLIEALWQAGKEVYLPVLHPFSAGNLLFLRYTPQSNLVINRLKILEPKLDVRDVLPLNRLDVLVTPLVAFDETGQRLGMGGGFYDRTLQNWHQHGLYPVGLAHDCQQVDALPVEQWDIPLPAVVTPSRLWQW
- the ubiI gene encoding FAD-dependent 2-octaprenylphenol hydroxylase, which encodes MQSVDVAIVGGGMVGLAVACGLQGSGLRVAVIESHLPQPLAPDAAPELRVSAINAASEKLLTHLGVWPKISERASCYHGMEVWERDSFGQIAFDDKSFGFSHLGHIIENSVIHQALWQRAEQCSDITLMAPAEINQVAWGENEAFLTLKDGAMLTARLVVGADGANSWLRDKADIPLTFWDYNHHALVATIRTAEPHQAVARQAFHGEGILAFLPLSDPHLCSIVWSLPPEEAARMQQVDDEAFNQALSVAFNMRLGLCTVESERRVFPLTGRYARSFAGHRLALVGDAAHTIHPLAGQGVNLGFMDAAELIAEIRRLNLEGKDFGQHLYLRRYERSRKHSAAVMLASMQGFRDLFAGSNPAKKLLRDIGLKLADTLPGVKPQLIRQAMGLQDLPSWLR
- the ubiH gene encoding 2-octaprenyl-6-methoxyphenyl hydroxylase, translated to MSVIIVGGGMAGATLALAISTFTRGKLPVSLIEAVAPDSTAHPGFDARAIALAKGTCQQLDRIGIWPAIADCSTAIKTVHVSDRGHAGFVTLEAEDYQIDALGHVVELHDIGLRLFGLLRKAPGVTLHCPQRVASFSRNEHRVNVVLDNGVELQGNVLVAADGTRSKLAAQCGVTWQPQSYHQVAVIANVTTSEPHNGRAFERFTEHGPIAMLPMSDGRCSLVWCHALEARAEVESWSEAEFCQQLQRAFGWRLGKITHAGVRHHYPLALTTASQTVSHRLALVGNAAQTLHPIAGQGFNLGLRDVMSLAEGLAQAHATGTDVGSFPVLAAWQQRRAADKAATIGVTDGLVQLFANRWAPLVAGRNLGLMAMEHFTPARDVLAQRTLGWVAR
- the pepP gene encoding Xaa-Pro aminopeptidase; this translates as MNQQEFLRRRQALLAKMAPGSAALIFTAPEVIRNADSEYAYRQSSDFWYFTGFNEPEAVLVLIKSDTSHNHSVLFNRVRDKSAEIWSGRRLGQEAAPQKLGVDRALAFTEIDEQLHLLLNGLDVVYHAQGEYEYADSIVFAALDKLRRGSRQNLAAPATLTDWRPTVHELRLFKSEEEIAVMRRAGEITALAHTRAMQACRPGMFEYQLEGEIHHEFTRHGARYPSYTTIVGGGENGCILHYTENESELRDGDLVLIDAGCEYQSYAGDITRTFPVNGKFSPAQREIYDIVLESLETSLKLYRPGTSMQEVTAEVVRIMVKGLVKLGILKGDVDQLIASNAHRAFFMHGLSHWLGLDVHDVGSYGQDKSRVLEPGMVITVEPGLYIAPDADVPAQYRGIGIRIEDDIVITKDGNENLTASVVKSADDIEALMAAARQQ
- the serA gene encoding phosphoglycerate dehydrogenase; the encoded protein is MAKVSLDKDRIKFLLVEGVHQKAVDNLRAAGYTNIEFHKGALDSEALKESIRDAHFIGLRSRTHLTEEIFAAAEKLVAVGCFCIGTNQVDLDAAAKRGVPVFNAPFSNTRSVAELVIGELLLLLRGIPEANAKAHRGVWNKLAVGSYEARGKKLGIIGYGHIGTQLGILAESLGMHVYFYDIENKLPLGNATQVQHLSDLLNMSDVVSLHVPENASTKNMIGTNELALMKPGSLLINASRGTVVDIPALCGALSSKHLSGAAIDVFPTEPATNSDPFNSPLCEFDNVILTPHIGGSTQEAQENIGLEVAGKLAKYSDNGSTLSAVNFPEVSLPLHGGTTSRLLHIHENRPGILTALNQIFAEQGINIAAQFLQTTPHMGYVVIDIDAPEDVAEKALKSMKAIPGTIRARLLY